A stretch of the Fusobacterium varium genome encodes the following:
- a CDS encoding putative cAMP-binding protein has product MDLDIIKKLKKTELFFDIEEKDIIKYFTEIKYEIKKYSQGENIAFRGDEVKGLHINLEGKAATEMLKESGEVKRIEEINSFSLLATAFIFGNKNRFPVDLNAITSTSIFYIEKDELIQLLKKDDRLLKRFLDEISCKAQFLSNHLWNNFTNKTIGEKFSQYILENQRDGFFQMKISVKDLAEYFDVSRPSLSRVIKIFLEENILEKIEKGRYKIIDMDRLRAQ; this is encoded by the coding sequence ATGGATTTAGATATAATAAAAAAACTAAAAAAAACTGAGTTATTTTTTGATATAGAAGAAAAAGATATAATAAAATATTTTACAGAAATAAAATATGAAATAAAAAAATATTCTCAAGGTGAAAATATAGCTTTCAGAGGTGATGAAGTAAAAGGATTGCATATAAATTTGGAAGGAAAAGCTGCAACAGAAATGCTGAAAGAAAGTGGAGAAGTAAAAAGAATAGAAGAAATAAATAGTTTTTCTCTTTTGGCTACAGCGTTTATTTTTGGAAATAAAAATAGATTTCCTGTTGACTTGAATGCTATAACTTCTACTTCCATATTTTATATAGAAAAAGATGAACTTATACAGTTATTAAAAAAAGATGATAGATTATTGAAAAGATTTTTAGATGAAATAAGTTGTAAGGCTCAATTCCTATCAAATCATCTTTGGAATAATTTTACTAATAAAACTATAGGTGAAAAATTTAGTCAGTATATTTTGGAAAATCAAAGAGACGGTTTTTTTCAAATGAAAATATCTGTAAAAGATTTAGCAGAATATTTTGATGTGAGCCGACCATCACTTTCAAGAGTGATAAAAATTTTTTTAGAAGAGAATATTTTAGAAAAAATTGAGAAGGGAAGATATAAAATAATTGATATGGATAGATTGAGAGCTCAGTAA
- the nuoE gene encoding NADH:ubiquinone oxidoreductase subunit E, which translates to MICKDNIGFKELKSYISTFEDKKSALIIVLHKAQEVFGYIPAEVQEFIAEELEIPVAKVYGVVSFYNFFSMEPKGKYQISVCTGTACYVRGAGKVLENLEKELNIEVGGVTKDGLFSLDCLRCVGACGLAPVVIVGKEVHGKVKPTDIKKLIETYMEKERQENA; encoded by the coding sequence ATGATATGTAAAGATAATATTGGGTTTAAAGAACTAAAGAGTTATATATCAACATTTGAAGATAAAAAAAGTGCTCTTATTATAGTTTTACACAAAGCCCAAGAAGTTTTTGGATATATTCCAGCAGAAGTTCAGGAGTTTATAGCTGAAGAGTTGGAAATTCCAGTGGCAAAAGTATATGGGGTAGTAAGTTTCTATAACTTCTTCTCTATGGAACCAAAAGGAAAATATCAAATATCAGTATGTACAGGAACAGCATGCTATGTTAGAGGAGCAGGTAAAGTTCTGGAAAACCTTGAAAAAGAGCTTAACATAGAAGTAGGAGGAGTTACTAAAGATGGGCTTTTCTCTCTTGATTGTTTAAGATGTGTAGGAGCATGTGGATTAGCTCCAGTAGTTATTGTTGGTAAAGAAGTTCATGGAAAGGTAAAACCAACTGATATAAAAAAATTAATTGAAACTTATATGGAAAAGGAAAGACAAGAGAACGCTTAA
- a CDS encoding putative efflux pump protein, translating into MEQIKKNDLGKDSIGKLIVNLTIPAITAQLINALYNIVDRIYIGRIPEVGGAALTGVGVTFPIVMLISAFGALLGMGGAPKAAIKMGEKNNDAAEEILGNCFTGMIIMAIVLTIFFLVFQEPLLMMFGASERTISYGLKYLNIYVCGTIFVQATLVLNSFITAQGFARTGMLTVLIGAVLNIVLDPILIFYFKMGVQGAAIATVISQAVSAIWVIKFLIGKNTKIKIKKEYFKIKKSVIIPIIGLGLSPFVMQSTNSVVNVVLNSSLQKFGGDLGVGAMTICGSVIQVLQMPVFGLAQGVQPIVSYNYGARNIDRVKKAYKILLFMSMGYCGVAWLIEILFPAMFVTMFTEDKELIRFTVWALNIYGAGLFMMGVQVPCQQTFVALGEAKVSLILSLLKKIILLVPFALIFPFFFENKVFAVFLAEPVAGILAASITATVFSIRFPKLLKRRAIG; encoded by the coding sequence ATGGAACAAATTAAAAAAAATGATCTGGGGAAAGATAGTATTGGAAAATTAATAGTCAATCTGACTATTCCAGCGATTACAGCTCAATTAATAAATGCTTTATACAATATAGTTGATAGAATATACATTGGAAGAATACCAGAAGTAGGAGGAGCAGCTCTTACAGGAGTGGGAGTAACATTTCCAATTGTAATGCTTATATCTGCTTTTGGAGCCCTCTTAGGAATGGGAGGAGCACCAAAAGCCGCTATCAAAATGGGAGAAAAAAATAATGATGCAGCAGAGGAAATATTAGGAAATTGCTTTACTGGAATGATAATAATGGCAATAGTTCTTACAATTTTCTTTTTAGTGTTTCAGGAACCTCTTTTGATGATGTTTGGTGCCAGTGAAAGAACAATTAGTTATGGATTAAAGTATCTTAATATATATGTATGCGGAACAATATTTGTTCAAGCTACATTAGTTCTTAATAGTTTTATAACTGCTCAGGGGTTTGCAAGAACAGGAATGCTGACAGTGCTTATAGGGGCAGTATTAAACATAGTTCTTGATCCTATTTTGATTTTTTATTTTAAAATGGGAGTGCAGGGGGCAGCAATTGCAACTGTTATATCACAAGCTGTATCAGCAATATGGGTAATAAAATTTTTAATAGGAAAGAATACAAAAATAAAGATCAAAAAAGAATATTTTAAAATAAAAAAATCAGTTATTATTCCAATAATAGGACTTGGACTTTCACCTTTTGTAATGCAGAGTACAAACAGTGTGGTAAATGTAGTGCTTAATTCGTCACTTCAAAAATTTGGAGGAGATTTAGGTGTAGGAGCTATGACTATATGCGGAAGTGTTATTCAGGTACTTCAAATGCCGGTTTTTGGACTTGCTCAAGGAGTTCAGCCAATAGTAAGTTATAATTATGGAGCAAGAAATATAGATAGGGTAAAAAAAGCATATAAAATACTTTTGTTTATGAGTATGGGGTATTGTGGAGTAGCATGGCTTATAGAAATTCTGTTTCCAGCCATGTTTGTGACTATGTTTACAGAAGATAAAGAACTTATAAGATTTACAGTATGGGCATTGAATATATATGGAGCAGGGCTTTTTATGATGGGAGTTCAAGTTCCATGTCAGCAGACATTTGTTGCTTTAGGAGAAGCCAAAGTTTCTCTTATACTTTCATTACTGAAAAAAATAATACTTTTAGTACCATTTGCTTTGATATTTCCATTTTTCTTTGAAAATAAAGTATTTGCAGTGTTCTTGGCAGAACCAGTAGCAGGGATACTGGCAGCATCAATAACAGCTACAGTATTTAGTATTAGATTTCCTAAATTATTAAAAAGAAGGGCAATAGGATAA
- a CDS encoding putative selenium-dependent hydroxylase accessory protein, translated as MIFKYFNIIKNDVITITGAGGKTSLLYFLAEELSKFGKVLVTTTTKIYCPPEEKYETLIIGNNIFSGKNKNITIVGSKIEAKKLHSLPYEEIKSIKKNYDFILIEGDGAKNKLLKEWKDYEPCIPDFSTKIIGVINMDIIDFFITEKNIHRLELLKEKFPDDINKKITSDFLSKYILSADYFKNSNINSKKYLFFNGIDGEKYLDKFHVALKIAYELYKNNFLPKVFLGSLKEKNLYSLKKLDAVIMASGFSKRMGKNKLSLLYNGKSLLESTLEKVFHIPFNKVIICGREKWIEELAYKYNFNYYYNSFADLGQSESIKLGIKNSVGEGIAFFPGDQPLLSENTILNLYYEFQKTNLITVPAVEEKRFSPVFFPEDKKEELLKLEGDIGGKSVIKKTPIINLVKFSSEKEFKDIDTIEDYMYIINNKK; from the coding sequence ATGATCTTTAAGTATTTTAATATTATAAAAAATGATGTAATAACTATAACTGGGGCTGGAGGAAAAACTTCTCTTTTATATTTTCTTGCAGAAGAGCTTTCAAAATTTGGAAAAGTCCTTGTAACTACCACTACAAAAATTTACTGCCCCCCTGAAGAAAAATATGAAACTCTTATTATAGGAAACAACATTTTTTCTGGAAAAAATAAAAATATAACTATAGTTGGAAGTAAAATTGAAGCTAAAAAACTTCATTCCTTACCTTATGAGGAAATAAAAAGTATTAAAAAAAATTATGATTTTATTTTAATTGAAGGAGATGGAGCAAAAAATAAATTATTAAAAGAATGGAAAGATTATGAACCTTGTATTCCTGACTTTTCTACAAAAATAATTGGGGTAATCAATATGGATATAATTGATTTTTTTATCACTGAAAAAAATATTCATAGACTTGAACTTTTAAAAGAAAAATTTCCTGATGATATAAACAAAAAAATAACTTCTGACTTTCTATCCAAATATATTTTATCTGCTGACTATTTTAAAAATTCCAATATAAATTCAAAAAAGTATCTATTCTTTAATGGAATTGATGGAGAAAAGTATCTTGATAAATTTCATGTAGCTCTAAAAATAGCCTATGAATTATATAAAAATAATTTTCTTCCAAAAGTATTTCTGGGAAGTCTTAAAGAAAAAAATTTATATTCTTTAAAAAAATTAGATGCAGTAATTATGGCTTCTGGATTTTCTAAAAGAATGGGAAAAAATAAACTCTCACTATTGTACAATGGAAAATCTCTTTTAGAATCAACTTTAGAAAAAGTTTTTCATATTCCTTTCAATAAGGTTATCATTTGTGGAAGAGAAAAATGGATTGAAGAACTTGCTTATAAATATAATTTTAATTATTATTATAATTCTTTTGCTGATTTGGGGCAAAGTGAAAGTATAAAACTTGGAATAAAGAATTCTGTAGGTGAAGGAATAGCTTTTTTCCCTGGAGATCAGCCATTATTATCTGAAAATACAATTTTAAATCTATATTATGAATTTCAGAAAACTAATCTTATCACTGTTCCAGCAGTTGAAGAAAAAAGATTTTCTCCTGTATTTTTTCCAGAAGATAAAAAAGAAGAATTACTAAAATTAGAAGGAGATATTGGTGGAAAAAGTGTTATTAAAAAAACACCAATCATTAATCTTGTTAAATTTTCTTCTGAAAAAGAATTTAAAGACATAGATACTATTGAAGATTATATGTATATAATTAATAATAAAAAATAA
- the nuoF gene encoding NADH:ubiquinone oxidoreductase subunit F, protein MNCNKKILICGGTGCLSSKSDEIKINLEKYIAEYNVKDVEVVLTGCFGFCEKGPIVKIIPENTFYIEVKPEDAEEIIKVDIVDGEKIERLLYIDPKTEERIHDSKDMEFYQKQERRALKNCGVIDPENIDDFLKNDGYKGIEKVLKTMSNRDVIKEIFASGLRGRGGGGFLTGIKWEIASNIEDEQKYIVCNADEGDPGAFMDRSILEGDPHSVIEGMMIAGYAIGATQGLVYIRAEYPLAIHRLSVAIESARKKGFLGKNILGSDFEFDIELKFGAGAFVCGEETALIHSMEGRRGEPTSKPPYPAEKGFWNRPTVVNNVETLVNVPGILLHGKEWFREVGTEKSPGTKVFALAGKINNVGLVEVPMGITLREIIFEIGGGIKDNKKFKAVQTGGPSGGCLTEKDLDTPIDFDTLSKKGSIMGSGGMVVMDEDDCMVAIAKFFLEFTLDESCGKCTPCRVGNTRLYEMLDKITQGRGTLEDLHLLQELSEGIKATSLCGLGQTSANPVLSTLAQFYDEYVEHVVDKRCAAGACQKLITYSITDKCIGCTACARVCPIDAITGTVKHRHEINNEICIKCGACYETCKFGAIVKL, encoded by the coding sequence ATGAACTGCAATAAGAAAATTTTGATATGTGGCGGAACAGGTTGCTTATCATCTAAAAGTGATGAGATAAAGATAAACTTAGAAAAATATATAGCTGAATATAATGTGAAAGATGTAGAAGTAGTTCTTACAGGATGTTTTGGTTTTTGTGAAAAAGGGCCAATAGTAAAAATAATACCTGAAAATACATTCTATATAGAAGTGAAACCAGAAGATGCAGAAGAAATAATTAAGGTTGATATAGTAGATGGGGAAAAAATAGAAAGATTGCTTTATATAGACCCTAAAACTGAAGAGCGTATCCATGACTCTAAAGATATGGAATTTTATCAAAAACAAGAAAGAAGAGCTCTAAAAAATTGTGGAGTTATTGACCCTGAAAATATAGATGATTTCTTGAAAAATGATGGATATAAAGGAATAGAAAAAGTTTTAAAAACTATGAGTAATAGAGATGTAATAAAAGAGATATTTGCTTCTGGACTTAGAGGAAGAGGAGGAGGAGGATTCCTTACTGGTATTAAATGGGAGATTGCCTCTAACATAGAAGATGAGCAAAAATATATTGTATGTAATGCTGATGAGGGAGACCCAGGAGCATTTATGGATAGATCTATACTGGAAGGAGACCCTCATTCAGTAATAGAAGGAATGATGATAGCTGGATATGCTATTGGTGCAACACAAGGGTTAGTATATATTAGAGCTGAGTATCCTTTAGCTATTCACAGATTATCAGTTGCTATAGAATCAGCAAGAAAAAAAGGATTTTTAGGAAAAAATATATTAGGAAGCGATTTTGAATTTGATATTGAATTAAAATTTGGAGCAGGAGCATTTGTATGTGGAGAAGAAACTGCCCTTATTCACTCAATGGAAGGAAGAAGAGGAGAACCTACTTCTAAACCTCCATATCCAGCAGAAAAAGGATTTTGGAATAGACCTACAGTAGTAAATAATGTTGAAACTTTGGTAAATGTGCCAGGAATACTTTTACATGGAAAGGAATGGTTCAGAGAAGTTGGAACTGAAAAATCTCCAGGAACAAAAGTATTTGCTTTAGCAGGAAAAATTAATAATGTAGGACTTGTTGAAGTTCCTATGGGAATAACTCTAAGAGAAATAATATTTGAAATTGGTGGAGGAATTAAGGATAACAAAAAATTCAAGGCAGTACAAACAGGAGGACCATCTGGAGGATGTCTGACTGAAAAAGACCTTGATACTCCAATAGATTTTGATACTTTAAGTAAAAAGGGTTCTATCATGGGATCTGGAGGAATGGTAGTAATGGATGAAGATGATTGTATGGTTGCCATTGCAAAATTTTTCCTAGAATTTACTCTTGATGAATCTTGTGGAAAATGTACACCTTGCAGAGTCGGAAATACAAGACTTTATGAAATGCTTGATAAAATAACTCAAGGAAGAGGAACATTGGAAGATCTTCATCTTTTACAAGAGTTATCTGAAGGTATAAAAGCAACTTCTCTATGTGGATTAGGGCAAACATCTGCTAATCCAGTTCTTTCTACATTAGCTCAATTTTATGATGAATATGTTGAGCATGTGGTGGATAAGAGATGTGCTGCTGGAGCATGTCAAAAACTTATTACATATTCTATCACAGATAAATGTATTGGATGTACAGCTTGTGCAAGAGTATGTCCAATAGATGCTATTACAGGTACTGTAAAACACAGACATGAAATAAATAATGAAATCTGTATAAAATGTGGAGCTTGCTATGAGACTTGTAAATTCGGTGCAATTGTAAAACTATAA
- a CDS encoding putative transposase has product MFSIIVYAYSRNLTSTRDIEMACHENIKFRFLLQDSKIPDHSTISRFLVKTEDILPDLFEQFVEKIFEMENISTETIYIDGTKIEAYANKYTFVWKKSIEKYRTRLDEKILELISNFNDDFNLQYDNFLEIYSYLSNLNFQIVKGRGKRKSKEQKYLELCAEYLEKYQKYSNHFKNLNGRNSYSKTDIDATFMRMKDDHMRNGQLKPGYNLQIGVISEYISSYEIFSNPSDSKTLIPFLEKISSQNLEVKNIVADAGYESILNYEYLEKMSYTSYIKPIYFEKAKTRKFKNDLNRVENLIYNNSENKLFRKDGLELVFLYSNKNNTVQYFWNPETNKKIKYNARFRILSYKSKENVSSNYGKQLRMNRSIQVEGAFAVLKEDMKLRKLKVRSKKSVLREICLFCIAYNFNRYLSRNINNRLGTTLHSLKVA; this is encoded by the coding sequence ATGTTTTCTATCATTGTTTATGCCTATTCGCGCAATTTAACTTCTACTAGAGATATAGAAATGGCTTGCCATGAAAATATTAAATTTAGGTTTCTTTTACAAGATTCTAAAATTCCTGATCACTCTACTATTTCTAGATTCTTAGTAAAAACTGAAGATATTCTTCCAGATCTATTTGAACAATTCGTTGAAAAAATTTTTGAAATGGAAAATATTTCCACTGAAACAATATATATTGATGGCACTAAAATTGAAGCATATGCTAATAAATATACATTTGTTTGGAAAAAATCTATTGAGAAATATAGAACTAGATTAGATGAAAAAATTCTTGAATTAATTTCAAATTTTAATGATGATTTCAACTTACAATATGACAACTTCCTTGAAATATATTCATATCTTTCTAATTTGAATTTTCAAATAGTCAAAGGTAGAGGAAAGAGAAAATCTAAAGAGCAAAAGTATTTAGAATTATGCGCAGAATACTTAGAAAAGTATCAAAAATATTCTAATCATTTTAAAAATCTTAATGGTAGAAATAGCTATTCAAAAACTGATATAGATGCTACTTTTATGAGAATGAAAGATGACCATATGAGAAATGGTCAATTAAAACCTGGATATAATCTACAAATAGGAGTGATTAGTGAATATATTTCTTCATATGAAATTTTTTCTAACCCTTCTGATTCTAAAACTTTGATTCCATTTTTAGAGAAAATTTCATCTCAAAATTTAGAAGTTAAAAATATTGTAGCTGATGCAGGATATGAAAGTATTTTAAATTATGAATATTTGGAAAAAATGAGCTATACTTCATATATAAAACCAATATATTTTGAAAAAGCTAAAACCAGAAAGTTTAAAAATGATTTAAACAGAGTAGAAAATTTAATATATAATAATTCTGAAAATAAGCTATTTAGAAAAGACGGATTAGAATTAGTATTTCTATACTCTAATAAAAATAATACAGTTCAATATTTTTGGAATCCTGAAACTAACAAAAAAATTAAGTACAATGCAAGATTTAGAATTTTATCATATAAATCAAAAGAGAATGTATCAAGCAATTATGGAAAACAATTAAGAATGAACAGAAGTATTCAAGTAGAAGGTGCTTTTGCAGTTTTGAAAGAAGATATGAAATTGCGAAAATTAAAAGTTCGAAGTAAAAAAAGTGTTTTAAGAGAAATATGTTTGTTTTGTATCGCTTACAACTTCAACAGATATCTAAGCAGAAATATAAATAATCGCTTAGGAACAACACTTCACTCATTAAAAGTAGCTTAG
- a CDS encoding putative deoxycytidylate deaminase, with protein sequence MKREDYIEWDEYFMGVALLSAKRSKDPNTQVGACIVNEERRIIGVGYNGLPKGCSDDEFPWEREGEFLDTKYPFVCHAELNAILNSTKTLKNCTLYVALFPCHECSKAIIQSGIRELVYLSDKYCGTKSDMASKRMLDAAGVKYRKLESKLEKLELSFKASDY encoded by the coding sequence ATGAAGAGAGAAGATTATATAGAATGGGATGAATATTTTATGGGAGTAGCTCTTCTTTCAGCAAAAAGGAGCAAAGATCCAAATACTCAAGTTGGAGCTTGTATTGTGAATGAAGAAAGAAGGATAATTGGAGTTGGATATAATGGACTGCCTAAAGGATGTAGTGATGACGAATTTCCTTGGGAGCGAGAAGGAGAATTTCTTGATACAAAATATCCATTTGTTTGTCATGCAGAATTAAATGCAATATTGAACAGTACAAAGACATTGAAAAATTGTACATTATATGTGGCACTTTTTCCATGTCATGAATGTAGTAAGGCAATTATACAAAGTGGAATAAGAGAACTTGTTTATCTTTCCGATAAATATTGCGGAACAAAATCTGATATGGCATCTAAAAGAATGTTAGATGCCGCAGGAGTAAAATATAGAAAACTTGAGTCAAAATTGGAAAAACTAGAATTATCATTCAAGGCTTCAGATTATTAA
- a CDS encoding branched-chain amino acid aminotransferase, with translation MKVKVEKTENLKVKPDQNNLGFGKYFTDYMFVMDYDKGQGWHDARIVPFGPIAMSPASMVLHYAQETFEGLKAYYTPDERILLFRPEMNAKRMKNSNKRLCMAEIPEDVFIEAVEAIVSHEKEWIPHLEGTSLYIRPFMFATEVAVGVHPAISYKFIIILSPVGNYYPEGVNPVKIYVEDEYVRATKGGTGFTKCGGNYASSIAAQEKARKLGYTQVLWLDGVERKYVEEVGTMNVMFKIDNEIYTAPIDGTVLPGVTRDSCIILLKEWGYKVHEDHFTIDFLMTAAREGKLEEAFGTGTAAVISPVGELNYKGEIAIINDFKTGELTQRLYDTLTNIQWGKIEDKFNWTHEIKRDK, from the coding sequence ATGAAAGTAAAAGTAGAAAAAACAGAAAATTTAAAAGTAAAACCAGATCAAAATAATCTTGGGTTTGGAAAATATTTTACTGATTATATGTTCGTTATGGATTATGATAAAGGCCAGGGATGGCATGATGCGAGAATAGTTCCATTTGGGCCAATTGCTATGAGTCCAGCGTCTATGGTTCTTCACTATGCACAGGAAACTTTTGAAGGATTGAAAGCATACTATACCCCAGATGAACGTATACTTCTATTTCGTCCAGAAATGAACGCAAAGAGAATGAAAAATTCTAATAAAAGACTTTGTATGGCAGAAATCCCAGAAGATGTGTTTATTGAAGCAGTAGAAGCAATTGTATCTCATGAAAAAGAATGGATTCCACATTTAGAAGGAACATCTTTGTATATCAGACCATTTATGTTTGCTACTGAAGTTGCTGTAGGAGTACATCCAGCAATTTCATATAAGTTTATTATTATTCTTTCACCAGTAGGAAATTATTATCCAGAAGGAGTAAATCCTGTAAAAATTTATGTAGAAGATGAATATGTTCGTGCAACTAAAGGAGGAACAGGATTTACAAAATGCGGAGGAAATTATGCTTCTAGTATTGCTGCTCAAGAAAAAGCAAGAAAGCTTGGATATACTCAAGTACTATGGCTGGATGGAGTAGAAAGAAAATATGTAGAAGAAGTTGGTACTATGAATGTAATGTTTAAAATAGATAACGAAATATACACAGCTCCTATTGATGGAACAGTTCTTCCAGGAGTAACTCGTGATTCTTGTATAATTCTTTTAAAAGAATGGGGATATAAAGTCCATGAAGATCATTTTACTATTGATTTTTTGATGACAGCAGCAAGAGAAGGAAAATTAGAGGAGGCTTTTGGAACTGGAACAGCAGCTGTTATTTCACCAGTAGGGGAATTAAATTATAAGGGAGAAATAGCAATAATTAATGATTTTAAAACAGGAGAACTTACTCAAAGACTTTATGATACTTTGACAAATATACAATGGGGAAAAATAGAAGACAAATTTAATTGGACCCATGAAATAAAAAGAGATAAATAA
- the nuoG gene encoding NADH:ubiquinone oxidoreductase subunit G: MRMIRLKIDGKIVLAPEGTTILNAALKAGIHIPHLCYMQMDDIGYKNNCASCRVCVVEVKGMNRLLPSCTTPIVEGMEVVTNSLQVMQKRRMVVELMLSDHPKDCLICGKNGECELQKLAISFGLREMRFEGKEAVHDKQHSISITRDITKCIMCRRCETMCGDIQTCGILTGIDRGFNVVVNTAFNRNLIETDCTFCGQCVAVCPVGALYETDNSFKLSRDLINPNKKVIVQVAPAVRVAIGELFGIPAGTDSTGKMVTALKKLGFDGVFDTNFAADITIMEEATELKHRLDDYLAGNKDVKLPLFTSCCPSWVRFAELNFPEILDNLSTTRSPQQIFGSLAKHVWAEKMGIDKKDLVCVSIMPCISKKYEASREEFTVEQNPDVDYSLTTRELGRILKQYNIDFNSLQESEFDSPMGKSTGAADIFGRTGGVMEAASRTLYEWATGTKLEDVDFVPMRGFEELRIAEVKVGDEVLRLAVVHGLGAARKVVEKIKSGEENFHAVEVMACKGGCVGGGGQPYHHGNFDIVKTRAAAIQNIDYHKEIRTSHNNRYVIDLYRESLGKPYGVMTHKLFHTHYIDRKNK, from the coding sequence ATGAGAATGATAAGACTTAAGATAGATGGTAAAATAGTACTGGCACCAGAAGGGACAACTATACTTAATGCAGCATTAAAAGCAGGTATACATATTCCTCACTTGTGCTATATGCAAATGGATGATATTGGATATAAAAATAACTGTGCATCATGCAGAGTCTGTGTAGTAGAGGTAAAAGGGATGAACAGACTTCTTCCTTCTTGTACAACTCCAATAGTTGAAGGAATGGAAGTTGTAACTAACTCTCTTCAAGTAATGCAAAAAAGAAGAATGGTAGTAGAACTTATGCTTTCAGATCATCCAAAAGATTGTTTAATATGTGGAAAAAATGGAGAATGTGAGCTTCAAAAACTTGCTATTTCTTTTGGATTAAGAGAGATGAGATTTGAAGGAAAAGAAGCAGTTCATGATAAACAACATTCTATTTCTATAACTAGAGATATTACAAAATGTATTATGTGCAGAAGATGTGAAACTATGTGTGGAGATATCCAAACTTGTGGAATTCTTACGGGAATAGACAGAGGATTTAATGTTGTAGTTAATACAGCTTTTAATAGAAATCTTATTGAAACTGACTGTACTTTCTGTGGACAATGTGTAGCTGTATGTCCAGTTGGAGCATTATATGAAACTGATAACAGCTTTAAATTATCTCGTGATCTTATAAATCCTAATAAGAAAGTTATAGTACAAGTTGCTCCAGCTGTGAGAGTAGCCATTGGAGAACTTTTTGGAATACCTGCTGGAACTGACTCAACTGGAAAAATGGTTACAGCTCTTAAAAAATTAGGATTTGACGGTGTATTTGATACAAATTTTGCAGCAGATATAACTATAATGGAAGAAGCTACAGAATTAAAACATAGATTAGATGATTATTTAGCTGGAAATAAAGATGTAAAACTTCCATTATTTACTTCTTGCTGTCCATCATGGGTAAGATTTGCAGAACTTAATTTTCCAGAAATATTAGATAATCTTTCAACTACGAGATCACCACAACAGATATTTGGTTCTTTAGCTAAACATGTGTGGGCTGAAAAAATGGGAATAGATAAAAAAGATCTTGTATGTGTATCTATAATGCCTTGTATTTCTAAAAAATATGAAGCATCTAGAGAAGAATTTACAGTTGAGCAAAACCCAGATGTAGATTATTCATTAACTACAAGAGAGCTTGGAAGAATTTTAAAACAATATAATATAGACTTCAATTCACTTCAAGAAAGCGAATTTGATTCACCTATGGGTAAATCTACAGGAGCTGCAGATATTTTCGGTAGAACTGGAGGAGTTATGGAAGCTGCTTCAAGAACATTATATGAATGGGCTACTGGAACTAAATTGGAAGATGTAGATTTTGTTCCTATGAGAGGTTTTGAAGAATTGAGAATAGCAGAGGTAAAAGTTGGAGATGAAGTTCTTAGACTTGCTGTAGTTCATGGATTAGGAGCTGCCAGAAAAGTTGTAGAAAAAATAAAATCTGGAGAAGAAAATTTTCATGCTGTAGAAGTAATGGCATGTAAAGGTGGATGTGTAGGTGGAGGAGGACAACCTTACCATCATGGAAACTTTGATATTGTTAAAACAAGAGCAGCAGCTATTCAAAATATAGATTATCATAAGGAGATAAGAACTTCTCATAATAATAGATATGTTATAGATCTTTATAGAGAATCATTAGGAAAACCTTATGGAGTTATGACACATAAACTTTTTCATACACACTATATAGATAGAAAAAATAAATAA